From a single Poseidonibacter antarcticus genomic region:
- a CDS encoding ABC transporter permease translates to MFSAMIKKEFLLVLRDKQALMALFIMPAIFILIMSVAMRDIFSQESVKFNLNVIDNDNSAISKKLVTKIDEDKTFDIVKKKDADFLVNIPKGYGKEDLSNKLKLNISIQNSLKSDEIELFKAKFLRHIVNLKLNIINLRLREFSDEAANAIGTVSLDDKNLFEIKYNKRKDLPNATQQSVPTWIVFGMFFIIIPMSTIFINEKKQNTLARLSSMNISVFSIVLSKIIPYLFIAQLQMILMVLVGMYLVPLLDTPALVINGSLPALFFLTFSLSLAAIGVANLIAVSANSTEQATTIGGISNILLGAIGGVMVPKFIMPETMQQLANISPMSWGLDGFLDIFLKGGDIFMVLGESFMLITFALITLGISIFILNKKMQKGL, encoded by the coding sequence ATGTTTAGTGCAATGATAAAAAAAGAATTTCTCTTAGTTTTAAGAGATAAGCAAGCATTAATGGCACTTTTTATTATGCCTGCAATATTTATACTTATTATGTCTGTTGCTATGAGAGATATCTTTTCCCAAGAGAGTGTTAAATTTAATCTAAATGTAATTGATAATGATAATAGTGCTATAAGTAAAAAATTAGTGACTAAAATAGATGAAGATAAAACTTTTGACATTGTTAAAAAAAAAGATGCTGATTTTCTGGTAAATATACCAAAAGGTTATGGTAAAGAAGATTTATCAAATAAATTAAAATTAAATATATCTATTCAAAACTCTTTAAAAAGTGATGAGATTGAACTGTTTAAAGCAAAGTTTCTAAGACATATAGTAAATCTAAAACTAAATATTATAAACTTAAGATTAAGAGAATTTTCTGATGAAGCTGCAAATGCAATTGGAACAGTTAGTTTAGATGATAAAAACCTTTTTGAGATTAAATATAATAAGAGAAAAGATTTACCAAATGCTACACAACAAAGTGTTCCAACTTGGATTGTTTTTGGTATGTTTTTTATTATAATCCCAATGTCAACTATTTTTATAAATGAGAAAAAACAAAATACCTTAGCAAGACTAAGTTCTATGAATATCTCAGTTTTTTCTATAGTTTTATCTAAAATTATTCCTTATCTTTTTATTGCTCAATTACAAATGATATTGATGGTTTTAGTTGGAATGTATCTAGTACCACTTTTAGATACTCCTGCATTAGTAATAAATGGCTCTCTTCCAGCTTTATTCTTTTTAACTTTTTCATTAAGTTTAGCTGCAATTGGCGTTGCAAATTTAATAGCAGTAAGTGCAAATTCAACTGAACAAGCAACAACAATAGGTGGAATATCAAATATTTTATTAGGAGCTATTGGTGGTGTTATGGTACCAAAATTTATAATGCCTGAAACAATGCAACAATTAGCAAATATATCTCCAATGTCTTGGGGTTTGGATGGTTTTTTAGATATATTTCTAAAAGGTGGGGATATTTTTATGGTATTAGGTGAATCATTTATGTTAATAACATTTGCTTTAATTACTTTAGGAATATCAATATTTATATTAAATAAAAAAATGCAAAAAGGACTTTAA
- a CDS encoding beta-ketoacyl synthase N-terminal-like domain-containing protein, translating to MNVYINNYELLCNAGDTKSLMEAIYAKESAITITESYLSNAKAGLGIMKYDNIYNVLDDITSKVLENSNLDNFENTLLILGSSVGGMQECEEIFYREKSYTNINPNRYSMNALSDYLSKKFNFYDSRAISTACTSSANAMLLAKRLIEVEAYDNVLVIGADGICSSTVLGFHALSVLSDKKCTPFDKNRNGMNVAEAVAVLLIQNVKTDDSIEFKGAGASSDAYHMTNPDPSASGAKNSMSNALKDAGIQIEDIDYVNAHGTATIANDNVEAKAVEELFGNKTYVNSTKAITGHTLGAAGAVEAIVSCEVIKHKVIPAQTGLKELDNQNINVSKQSVKMDVKNIISNSFAFGGNNTSLIFGVCK from the coding sequence ATGAATGTTTATATAAATAATTATGAGTTACTATGCAATGCAGGAGATACTAAAAGTTTGATGGAAGCTATTTATGCCAAAGAATCAGCTATTACTATTACTGAATCATATCTTTCTAATGCAAAAGCAGGTTTAGGAATAATGAAATATGATAATATTTATAATGTATTAGATGATATTACTTCAAAGGTTTTAGAAAATTCAAATCTTGATAATTTTGAAAATACATTACTTATTTTAGGTTCTTCTGTTGGTGGAATGCAAGAGTGTGAAGAAATTTTTTATAGAGAAAAAAGTTATACAAATATAAATCCAAATAGGTATTCAATGAATGCTTTAAGTGATTATCTTTCTAAAAAATTTAATTTTTATGATTCTAGGGCAATTTCTACTGCATGCACATCAAGTGCAAATGCAATGTTATTAGCAAAAAGACTTATCGAAGTTGAAGCTTATGATAATGTATTGGTTATAGGTGCTGATGGAATATGTAGTTCAACAGTTCTTGGTTTTCATGCATTAAGTGTTCTTTCTGATAAAAAGTGTACTCCTTTTGATAAAAATCGAAATGGAATGAATGTTGCAGAAGCTGTTGCAGTTTTACTTATCCAAAATGTTAAAACTGATGATTCTATTGAATTTAAAGGTGCTGGGGCGAGTAGTGATGCATATCATATGACAAATCCAGATCCAAGTGCTTCAGGTGCTAAAAATTCTATGTCTAATGCTTTAAAAGATGCAGGAATTCAAATAGAAGATATTGATTATGTAAATGCTCATGGAACTGCAACAATTGCAAATGATAATGTTGAAGCAAAGGCAGTAGAAGAACTTTTTGGAAACAAAACTTATGTTAATTCAACAAAAGCAATTACTGGACATACTTTAGGTGCTGCAGGTGCAGTTGAAGCTATTGTTTCTTGTGAAGTGATAAAGCATAAAGTAATACCTGCTCAAACTGGATTAAAAGAACTTGATAATCAAAATATAAATGTTTCAAAACAAAGTGTTAAAATGGATGTCAAAAATATAATTAGTAATTCATTTGCTTTTGGTGGAAATAACACTTCTTTAATATTTGGAGTTTGCAAATGA
- a CDS encoding phosphopantetheine-binding protein, with product MDFEKLKYDIKKLIIEECEKEDIEPESIKDDVELFSDDSGLELDSVDALQLSMGLQKKYGIRLGDSKDFRRTVTTVEKLAQYIIDENNG from the coding sequence ATGGATTTTGAAAAATTAAAATATGATATAAAAAAATTAATTATTGAAGAGTGTGAAAAAGAAGATATTGAACCTGAAAGTATCAAGGATGATGTCGAACTTTTTTCAGATGATAGTGGCTTAGAATTAGATTCTGTTGATGCTTTACAATTATCTATGGGATTACAAAAAAAATATGGAATTAGATTAGGTGATTCTAAAGATTTTAGAAGAACAGTGACTACTGTTGAAAAATTAGCACAATATATTATAGATGAGAATAATGGATAG
- a CDS encoding ABC transporter ATP-binding protein, producing the protein MIKISNVVKKYDDLIALDNLSLEIKKGTIFGLLGVNGAGKSTILSILNGLSQFDSGKINIFGLDIKNDIEEIKNISSIIPQNLAFYEKLTVKENLDFFAKIQNAKKEDYEHAIEINALTNFLNQRASTLSGGQKRRLNIAIGILNNPQIIYFDEPTVGIDPKSRNDILEFIKSYKKQGKTIVYTSHYMNEVEKICDEVAIISYGKLIKQDTLENLLYKEDSSHNTNLEKFFLELTQDNNV; encoded by the coding sequence ATGATAAAAATTTCAAATGTTGTAAAAAAATATGATGACTTAATTGCATTAGATAATCTTTCACTAGAGATAAAAAAAGGTACAATATTTGGACTTTTAGGTGTTAATGGTGCAGGAAAGAGTACAATTTTATCAATACTAAATGGACTTAGTCAATTTGATAGCGGCAAGATTAATATTTTTGGTCTAGATATAAAAAATGATATAGAAGAGATAAAAAATATAAGTTCAATAATTCCCCAAAATCTAGCTTTTTACGAAAAACTTACAGTAAAAGAAAATCTAGATTTTTTTGCAAAAATACAAAATGCAAAAAAAGAAGATTATGAACATGCAATAGAGATAAATGCTTTAACTAACTTTCTTAATCAACGAGCTTCAACACTTTCAGGTGGACAAAAAAGAAGATTAAATATAGCTATTGGAATACTTAATAATCCACAAATAATATATTTTGATGAGCCTACTGTTGGTATTGATCCCAAAAGTAGAAATGATATTTTAGAGTTTATAAAATCTTATAAGAAGCAAGGTAAAACTATTGTATATACAAGTCATTATATGAATGAAGTAGAAAAAATATGTGATGAGGTTGCAATTATCTCTTATGGAAAACTTATTAAACAAGATACTTTAGAAAATCTTTTATATAAAGAAGATTCTTCCCATAATACTAATTTAGAAAAGTTTTTTTTAGAATTAACTCAGGACAATAATGTTTAG
- a CDS encoding beta-ketoacyl synthase N-terminal-like domain-containing protein, translating to MDSINILDFEINSCLGDLENTLNEIEKGSVSTSFKTIEIENEVKQIPFFPLKDEVKQNQDDIYKVLKSLFLKIVKNIDENKRESTAIIIGTSLIDWHLVDAINNCAYEHKKTPYSSNKYSIDSYAKELSLEFGLNEFTMTINTACTSSANALLEAKNLINAEIVDSVIVVGLEIFSPVMSSGFYSMELISNTKVKPFDVNRDGLILGEAVSAIVLGKDESPWTLEGGFSNCNSQTITGVSQSGEECVEVMNEALKNCNLEAKDIRALKAHGTGSYSNDLSEINAISKVFDTSITFTALKPYIGHTIGASGVSELVLLMGAINRGFLPKTLNISESILKNYTPIKEPEECKSGIFMCNYFGFGGNNTSLIIKKELK from the coding sequence ATGGATAGTATAAATATACTTGATTTTGAGATTAACTCTTGTTTGGGTGATTTAGAAAATACACTTAATGAAATAGAAAAGGGTAGCGTATCAACATCTTTTAAAACTATAGAGATAGAAAATGAAGTTAAACAAATCCCATTTTTTCCTTTAAAAGATGAGGTAAAACAAAATCAAGATGATATTTATAAGGTATTAAAAAGTCTTTTTTTGAAGATTGTAAAAAATATAGATGAAAATAAAAGAGAGTCAACAGCAATTATAATAGGTACTTCCTTAATAGATTGGCATCTTGTTGATGCTATTAATAATTGTGCTTATGAGCATAAAAAAACACCTTATAGTTCAAATAAATATAGTATTGATTCTTATGCAAAAGAGCTTAGTTTAGAATTTGGATTAAATGAATTTACAATGACTATTAATACTGCATGTACTTCAAGTGCAAATGCTTTACTTGAAGCTAAAAATCTCATAAATGCAGAAATAGTTGATTCTGTAATAGTAGTAGGTTTAGAAATATTTTCACCTGTTATGAGTAGTGGTTTTTATTCAATGGAACTTATTTCTAATACAAAAGTAAAACCCTTTGATGTAAATAGAGATGGCCTGATTTTAGGAGAGGCTGTATCTGCTATTGTTTTAGGAAAAGATGAATCTCCTTGGACCTTAGAAGGTGGTTTTAGTAATTGTAATTCTCAAACGATAACAGGAGTAAGCCAAAGTGGTGAAGAGTGTGTTGAAGTGATGAATGAAGCCTTAAAAAACTGTAATTTAGAAGCTAAAGATATTAGAGCTTTAAAAGCACATGGAACTGGTTCTTACAGCAATGATTTATCTGAAATAAATGCAATAAGTAAAGTTTTTGATACTTCTATAACTTTTACTGCATTGAAACCATATATAGGACATACAATAGGAGCTTCTGGGGTTAGTGAATTAGTTCTTCTAATGGGTGCGATTAATAGAGGTTTTCTTCCTAAAACTCTTAATATTAGTGAGTCTATATTAAAAAATTACACTCCAATTAAAGAACCTGAAGAATGCAAAAGTGGAATTTTTATGTGTAATTATTTTGGTTTTGGTGGTAATAACACTTCTTTGATTATTAAAAAAGAGTTAAAATGA
- a CDS encoding HAL/PAL/TAL family ammonia-lyase → MVVDNKIVNYEGFSHNEEIVLSQEKEFIDFINSGHNFLVKQISSGIPIYGITTGYGEAGSNYAAFEEAEELQKNLYRFCGTGVGENLSAEVSKIMVTVRMISLSKGKSGVSYDLLKRFEILLSNEIYPIIPSQGSVGASGDLAPLSYIAAVIAGEREVYYKGEERKTIDVYNELGIKPYVFKAKEALAVINGTATMSSIAIKSIQRFELLLESMESFVAAIYEVLLCDITPLEPFVHESKPFSGQITTASKILAKCEDSKLMHKAFSRYEKFHSEKDQNIQDRYSIRCAPQVLGVIRDNLEISKNWIQTEINGVNDNPLIDPIGEKIYTSGNFYGGYIAHAMDTLRICAGNLADLLDKEFALLVDHKFNKGLGESLKLNKKSTHHGFKLMQVTLSSLSADVLMNTNAASLYSRSTESLNQDKVSMGTTAARNFSKQLPDLENMLSIGFLGIAQAIDIRGYDKCSKHLQKCYNEIRKHVTKLEEDRRQDLDIKIVNELLKEGKFV, encoded by the coding sequence ATGGTTGTAGATAATAAAATAGTAAATTATGAAGGTTTTTCACATAATGAAGAAATAGTACTTAGTCAAGAAAAAGAGTTTATTGATTTCATTAATTCAGGACATAACTTTTTAGTTAAACAAATAAGTAGTGGAATACCTATTTATGGAATTACAACTGGTTATGGAGAAGCTGGTAGTAATTATGCAGCTTTTGAAGAAGCAGAAGAACTACAAAAAAACCTTTATAGATTTTGTGGAACTGGTGTAGGTGAAAATTTAAGTGCTGAAGTTTCAAAAATAATGGTAACTGTTAGAATGATAAGTCTTTCAAAAGGGAAAAGTGGAGTTAGTTATGACTTATTAAAAAGATTTGAAATTTTATTAAGCAATGAAATATATCCAATTATCCCTTCTCAAGGTTCAGTAGGAGCAAGTGGTGATTTAGCTCCTTTATCATATATAGCAGCTGTTATTGCAGGTGAAAGAGAAGTTTATTATAAGGGTGAAGAGAGAAAAACTATTGATGTTTATAATGAATTAGGAATTAAGCCTTATGTATTTAAAGCAAAAGAAGCACTAGCTGTTATAAATGGAACAGCAACAATGAGTTCAATTGCGATTAAATCTATTCAAAGATTTGAACTTTTATTAGAAAGTATGGAAAGTTTTGTTGCTGCTATATATGAAGTACTACTTTGTGATATTACTCCATTAGAACCATTTGTTCATGAAAGTAAACCATTTTCGGGACAAATAACAACAGCTTCAAAAATCTTAGCAAAATGTGAAGATTCAAAATTAATGCATAAAGCTTTTAGTAGATATGAAAAATTCCATTCAGAAAAAGATCAAAATATCCAAGATAGATATTCTATTAGATGTGCTCCTCAAGTTTTAGGAGTGATAAGAGATAATTTAGAAATTTCTAAGAATTGGATTCAAACAGAAATAAATGGAGTAAATGATAATCCTTTAATTGATCCAATTGGTGAAAAAATATATACTTCAGGGAATTTTTATGGTGGTTATATTGCACATGCAATGGATACTCTAAGAATTTGTGCTGGTAATTTAGCAGATCTTTTAGATAAAGAGTTTGCCTTATTAGTAGATCATAAATTTAATAAAGGTTTAGGGGAAAGTTTAAAACTAAACAAAAAATCTACTCATCATGGTTTTAAACTTATGCAAGTTACTCTTAGTTCTTTAAGTGCTGATGTTCTTATGAATACAAATGCTGCTTCTTTATATTCAAGATCAACAGAGTCATTAAATCAAGATAAAGTAAGTATGGGAACAACAGCTGCTAGAAATTTTAGTAAACAACTTCCCGATTTAGAAAATATGTTAAGTATTGGTTTTTTAGGAATTGCACAGGCAATTGATATTAGAGGATATGATAAGTGTTCAAAACATCTACAAAAGTGTTACAACGAAATTAGAAAACATGTGACAAAACTAGAAGAAGATAGAAGACAAGATTTAGATATTAAAATAGTAAATGAACTTTTAAAAGAAGGTAAGTTTGTATGA
- a CDS encoding BtrH N-terminal domain-containing protein — translation MNKFEHKHHAHCESGVMSSMLRHHGLNISEPMIFGLSNALNFAYIPFVKIGGMPLIAYRSIPKSIIKNIKKNLKIDMKLETFSSKEKGEKRLDELLLKGEIVGAQSSVYWLEYFPKEISFHFNAHNLLIYGKEGNDYLISDPVFDKSVRCSKESLSKARFTKGVMAPKGLLYYPTNVPKNIDLKPIITKNIKKLSKTMLRRYVPIAGLKGIEKLAKAILDLKSKDRKYTKLFLGNIIRMQEEIGTGGAGFRFMYASFLKEASELFNNDKTLEEASKLMLEVGDEWREFALVIAKSIKSKKDIDLDLIHNMLIKISKNEAKVYHKLLEFRAL, via the coding sequence ATGAATAAGTTTGAACATAAACACCATGCTCATTGTGAAAGTGGTGTTATGTCATCTATGCTAAGACATCATGGATTAAATATTAGTGAACCTATGATTTTTGGCTTATCAAATGCTTTAAATTTTGCATATATTCCTTTTGTAAAAATTGGAGGAATGCCACTTATTGCATATCGAAGCATTCCAAAATCAATTATAAAAAATATTAAAAAAAATCTAAAGATAGATATGAAACTAGAAACTTTTTCATCAAAAGAAAAGGGTGAAAAAAGGTTAGATGAACTTTTATTAAAAGGTGAAATTGTTGGGGCGCAAAGTTCAGTTTATTGGTTAGAATATTTTCCAAAAGAGATTAGCTTCCATTTTAATGCTCATAATTTATTAATATATGGGAAAGAGGGGAATGATTATTTGATAAGTGACCCTGTATTTGACAAAAGTGTAAGATGTTCAAAAGAGTCTTTATCTAAAGCTAGATTTACAAAAGGTGTTATGGCTCCTAAGGGTCTTTTATATTATCCAACAAATGTTCCAAAAAATATAGATTTAAAGCCAATTATTACAAAGAATATTAAAAAACTATCAAAAACTATGTTAAGAAGATATGTTCCAATAGCTGGTTTAAAAGGTATTGAAAAATTAGCAAAAGCAATATTAGATTTGAAATCTAAAGATAGAAAATATACAAAACTATTTTTAGGAAATATAATAAGAATGCAAGAAGAAATAGGAACAGGTGGTGCTGGTTTTAGATTTATGTATGCATCTTTTTTAAAAGAAGCTAGTGAACTTTTTAATAATGATAAAACTTTAGAAGAAGCATCAAAACTTATGTTGGAAGTTGGTGACGAGTGGAGAGAATTTGCTCTTGTTATTGCAAAATCTATTAAATCTAAAAAAGATATAGATTTAGATTTGATTCATAATATGTTAATAAAAATTTCTAAAAATGAAGCAAAGGTTTATCATAAACTTTTGGAGTTTAGGGCATTATAA
- a CDS encoding SDR family oxidoreductase, with protein sequence MKTVLVTGSTGAIGEAIARYFHENGYFVYLHYRSQKEKAQELRNELENSELIAFDILDKNDVYSKLENLEIDVLVNNAGITKDKLFFWMEDDDWNDVINTSVNGTYNVTKAVIKKMITNKKGSIINIASISGLVGNAGQTNYSAAKGAIIAFTKALAIEVARYKIRVNAVAPGLIESEMTKDLDLKTIKKDIPLKRIGKADEVAECVFFLGDKASYITAETLNISGGMVR encoded by the coding sequence ATGAAAACAGTATTAGTAACTGGTTCTACTGGTGCTATAGGTGAAGCAATAGCAAGATATTTTCATGAAAATGGATATTTTGTTTATTTACATTATAGAAGTCAAAAAGAAAAAGCACAAGAGTTAAGAAATGAATTAGAAAATTCTGAACTTATTGCTTTTGATATCTTAGATAAAAATGATGTATATTCAAAATTAGAAAATCTAGAAATTGATGTTTTAGTAAATAATGCAGGAATTACAAAAGATAAATTATTTTTTTGGATGGAAGATGACGATTGGAATGATGTTATTAATACTTCAGTAAATGGTACTTATAATGTAACTAAAGCAGTGATTAAAAAGATGATAACAAACAAAAAAGGTTCAATAATTAATATTGCTTCGATTTCAGGATTAGTTGGAAATGCCGGTCAAACAAATTATTCAGCTGCAAAAGGTGCAATAATTGCATTTACAAAAGCTTTAGCAATTGAAGTTGCAAGATATAAAATACGTGTAAATGCTGTAGCTCCTGGATTAATAGAATCAGAAATGACAAAAGATTTAGATTTAAAAACTATTAAAAAAGATATTCCCCTTAAAAGAATAGGGAAAGCAGATGAAGTGGCTGAATGTGTATTCTTTTTAGGAGATAAAGCCTCTTATATTACTGCTGAGACTTTAAATATAAGTGGAGGAATGGTTCGGTAG
- a CDS encoding lysophospholipid acyltransferase family protein gives MLLKCILGSIGHFIFFGLITVMIIPGYIVYLISKLFVKEPQYVFQSGASLSYKLFFIFAPNIVLKPDLLDEIPEGAIFISTHQSILDFPALATFIKKYLIFANVNLAKYPMIAKISHLAGVRYIKGRQLPELSEIFKEIETHLDEGKNVIYFAEGTRHEGDTLLPFKRGAFKLAMKKNKPIIPIVIEGAYRLLPRKSFCFKTDKKVNIHMKMLKPLYPKDFSSDIEMKDYAQKIMQEEKTRLCDLS, from the coding sequence ATGCTGTTAAAATGTATACTAGGTAGTATTGGTCACTTTATTTTTTTTGGTTTAATTACTGTTATGATTATTCCGGGTTATATTGTATATCTTATATCAAAACTTTTTGTTAAAGAACCGCAATATGTATTTCAATCAGGAGCTTCACTTTCTTATAAATTGTTTTTTATTTTTGCACCTAATATTGTATTAAAACCAGATTTATTGGATGAAATACCAGAAGGTGCAATTTTTATTTCTACTCATCAATCAATTTTAGATTTCCCTGCACTTGCAACTTTTATAAAAAAATATTTAATCTTTGCTAATGTAAATTTAGCTAAATATCCTATGATTGCTAAAATATCACACTTAGCAGGAGTTAGATATATAAAAGGAAGACAGTTACCTGAGCTTAGTGAAATATTCAAAGAGATTGAAACACATCTTGATGAAGGTAAAAACGTAATTTACTTTGCTGAAGGAACAAGACATGAAGGTGATACTTTATTACCTTTTAAAAGAGGTGCTTTTAAATTAGCAATGAAAAAGAATAAACCTATAATTCCTATTGTAATTGAAGGAGCTTATAGATTACTTCCAAGAAAAAGTTTTTGTTTTAAAACAGATAAAAAAGTGAATATTCATATGAAAATGCTTAAGCCTTTATATCCAAAAGATTTTTCAAGTGATATAGAAATGAAAGATTATGCCCAAAAAATTATGCAAGAGGAAAAAACAAGATTATGCGATTTATCTTAA
- a CDS encoding beta-ketoacyl synthase chain length factor produces the protein MKKVAINIISSAKIFAERKIENLDEKRLVPHMMTRRRLTRNSKVMLFLSDKCNFKNGKIVYGSCFSELEETAKIANAVLEKEMLSPTSFQNSVYNTAPSYFSLVNKDIDEIITISSGMKTSLDSLKVAALQALVSKEPVLCICAECINIKNIEQINRCTKYLEAGAAIVLEIAEDEEGAQEIMNLPIEGLIGSLQDLVSVVNMNEKGIKKILIEL, from the coding sequence ATGAAAAAAGTAGCAATAAATATAATTTCTTCAGCAAAAATTTTTGCTGAGAGAAAAATAGAAAATTTAGATGAAAAAAGATTAGTTCCTCATATGATGACTAGAAGAAGATTAACAAGAAATTCAAAAGTAATGCTTTTTTTAAGTGATAAATGTAATTTTAAAAATGGAAAAATTGTTTATGGAAGTTGTTTTAGTGAGTTGGAAGAGACAGCAAAAATTGCAAATGCAGTTCTAGAAAAAGAGATGTTATCTCCAACATCTTTTCAAAATAGTGTTTATAATACTGCTCCATCATATTTTTCATTAGTAAATAAAGATATTGATGAAATTATTACAATATCTTCAGGAATGAAAACATCTCTTGATTCATTAAAAGTAGCAGCACTACAAGCATTAGTTTCAAAAGAGCCAGTCCTATGTATTTGTGCAGAGTGTATTAATATAAAAAATATTGAACAAATAAACAGATGTACAAAATATCTTGAAGCAGGAGCTGCTATCGTTCTTGAAATTGCAGAAGATGAAGAAGGTGCACAAGAGATAATGAATTTACCAATTGAAGGGTTAATTGGTTCTTTACAAGATTTAGTAAGTGTAGTTAATATGAATGAAAAGGGAATTAAAAAAATTCTAATTGAACTTTAA
- a CDS encoding phosphopantetheine-binding protein: MQEKLLERILVTTTELKEKIILGLDLEDLSVDEIADDMPLFGDDGLGLDSVDAIEITLILEKEFGVKVKNVEESANIFATPETLVKYINENK; this comes from the coding sequence ATGCAAGAAAAATTATTGGAGAGAATATTGGTAACAACTACTGAATTAAAAGAAAAAATTATATTAGGACTTGATTTAGAAGATTTAAGTGTAGATGAAATTGCTGATGATATGCCATTATTTGGTGATGATGGATTAGGACTTGATAGTGTTGATGCAATAGAAATAACTCTTATTTTAGAAAAAGAATTTGGAGTAAAAGTAAAAAATGTTGAAGAATCAGCTAATATTTTTGCTACACCAGAAACTTTAGTTAAATATATTAATGAGAATAAATAA
- a CDS encoding AMP-binding protein gives MKIYDMDKKCYIEVQKIDNASSKIEQLSDALYCFENGIFSIIYDKSQPFLVEYIKSLDQSILHQEDMQFLYFTSGTTGTPTGVYKKRENSLKQSDALLKTIKDGKFNRVVTTVPFVHIYGVDIGAIVPMQLDIDIWVKENFLPEELAIEAEKEGTLIVTTPVFIKALNRIKKDVKFPKSLFLTSTSPLPLEDAIEFHKHYDCSVMQLFASTETGLMGYRKDNEEILTAYDGVSIGEKDGMLNISSDLVTSRILSKGVIKDVEQPFQTEDIVEIYKEGKFKLLGRSSNLIKIAGKRISTQQIETIIESIDEIDAVLIKVRRDDRALKDEILDIYVESKVNLESKKLRSLFKSYFGSINIAYKIHNNIKVTRSSVGKKIGFKEI, from the coding sequence ATGAAAATATACGATATGGATAAAAAGTGTTATATTGAGGTACAAAAGATTGATAATGCAAGTTCCAAAATTGAGCAATTATCAGATGCACTTTATTGTTTTGAAAATGGGATATTTTCTATAATTTATGATAAATCACAACCATTTTTAGTTGAGTATATTAAATCTTTAGATCAAAGTATTTTACATCAAGAAGATATGCAGTTCTTATATTTTACTTCAGGTACAACAGGAACACCAACTGGCGTTTATAAGAAAAGAGAAAACTCATTAAAACAATCCGATGCATTATTAAAAACTATAAAAGATGGGAAGTTTAATAGAGTTGTTACTACTGTTCCTTTTGTTCATATTTATGGAGTTGATATTGGAGCAATTGTTCCTATGCAATTAGATATTGATATTTGGGTAAAGGAAAACTTTTTACCTGAAGAATTAGCGATTGAAGCTGAAAAGGAAGGTACTTTAATTGTTACTACTCCTGTTTTTATTAAAGCATTAAATAGAATAAAAAAAGATGTAAAATTTCCTAAAAGTTTGTTTTTAACATCTACATCACCTTTACCACTAGAAGATGCAATAGAATTTCATAAACATTATGATTGTTCTGTAATGCAACTTTTTGCTTCTACTGAAACAGGATTAATGGGATATAGAAAAGATAATGAAGAAATATTAACAGCATATGATGGTGTTAGTATTGGTGAAAAAGATGGTATGCTTAATATCTCTTCTGATTTAGTTACTTCTAGAATTTTAAGTAAGGGAGTAATAAAAGATGTTGAACAACCTTTTCAGACTGAAGATATAGTTGAAATTTATAAAGAAGGAAAATTTAAATTATTAGGACGTAGTTCTAATTTAATAAAAATTGCAGGAAAACGAATATCAACACAACAAATTGAAACTATTATTGAATCTATAGATGAAATTGATGCAGTTTTAATAAAAGTTAGAAGAGATGATAGAGCTCTTAAAGATGAGATTTTAGATATATATGTAGAATCTAAAGTTAATCTCGAATCAAAAAAACTTAGAAGCCTTTTTAAATCATATTTTGGTTCAATAAATATTGCTTATAAGATACATAATAATATTAAAGTAACTAGAAGCTCAGTTGGTAAGAAGATTGGTTTTAAAGAGATATAA